Proteins co-encoded in one Bacillus paramycoides genomic window:
- a CDS encoding peptide ABC transporter substrate-binding protein, producing MKKKMKKFTAVVAPVLAMSMALAACSGSGGEKKSTTTSSGGGEEKKSEIKYAAKQVLNRTENQEIPTMDVSKSTDTLGSQILGNTMEGLYRLDKDNKPIPAAAESSTKSEDGKKYTFKLRKDAKWSNGDPVTAKDFVYAWQRLLDKNTAAEYAFIAYYIKNAEAINKGEKPLTDLGAKAVDDYTLEVELEKPVPYFLNLMAFPSYYPLNEKFVKEKGDKFGLEADTTLYNGPFVMASWKHEQGWQLKKNDKYWDNKTVKLEEINYSVVKEVATKVNLYDTGSIDFTLLSGEFVDKYKSNKEEYGEYSEASTFFLRLNQKRNGQDTPLKSKKLREAIALSIDKKGLANVILNNGSKATDQLVPKGLATGPDGKDYQDTFKNGLKYDPKKGAAAWEAAKKELGKDQVTIELLSYDDGTAKKIADYFKDQIEKNLKGVTVNTKIQPFKQKLKLESAQDYEVSFAGWSPDYSDPMTFIDMFESKSPYNQMSYSNPKYDEMVAKAGNELLSDPKKRWEALGKAEKLFLEEDAGLVPLYQTGRAYVMKPNVKGIVKHNISPEYSFKWAYVTEEK from the coding sequence ATGAAGAAAAAGATGAAAAAGTTCACGGCGGTTGTAGCGCCAGTTTTAGCGATGAGTATGGCGTTGGCAGCTTGTTCTGGATCTGGTGGGGAGAAGAAATCAACTACGACGTCTAGCGGTGGTGGGGAAGAGAAAAAATCTGAAATTAAATACGCAGCGAAACAAGTGTTAAATCGTACAGAGAATCAAGAGATTCCGACGATGGATGTTTCAAAATCTACTGATACATTAGGTTCTCAAATTTTAGGGAACACAATGGAAGGTTTATATCGATTAGATAAAGATAATAAACCAATCCCAGCTGCAGCAGAATCTAGTACGAAAAGCGAGGATGGCAAAAAATATACATTTAAACTACGTAAAGATGCAAAATGGTCAAACGGTGATCCTGTAACAGCGAAAGATTTCGTATATGCATGGCAACGCTTACTTGATAAAAATACAGCGGCAGAATATGCGTTTATCGCTTACTATATTAAAAACGCAGAGGCAATTAATAAGGGTGAAAAGCCACTAACAGATTTAGGGGCAAAAGCGGTAGATGATTATACGCTAGAAGTAGAATTAGAAAAACCAGTGCCATATTTCTTGAATTTAATGGCATTCCCATCGTACTATCCTTTAAATGAGAAGTTCGTAAAAGAAAAAGGGGATAAGTTCGGTTTAGAAGCAGATACAACGTTGTATAACGGACCGTTCGTTATGGCTTCATGGAAACATGAACAAGGATGGCAACTAAAGAAAAATGATAAGTACTGGGATAATAAAACTGTGAAATTAGAAGAAATTAACTATAGTGTAGTAAAAGAAGTTGCGACGAAAGTAAACTTATATGATACAGGATCAATTGATTTCACATTATTATCAGGAGAATTCGTTGATAAATATAAATCAAACAAAGAAGAGTACGGTGAGTATTCAGAAGCAAGTACATTCTTTTTACGTTTAAATCAAAAGCGTAACGGACAAGATACACCGTTAAAGAGCAAAAAACTACGTGAAGCAATCGCATTATCAATTGATAAAAAAGGTTTAGCAAACGTAATTTTAAATAACGGTTCAAAAGCAACAGATCAATTAGTACCAAAAGGACTTGCGACAGGACCAGACGGTAAAGATTACCAAGATACATTTAAAAATGGTCTGAAATATGATCCGAAAAAAGGTGCAGCAGCTTGGGAGGCAGCGAAAAAAGAACTTGGAAAAGATCAAGTGACAATTGAATTACTAAGCTATGATGATGGAACTGCGAAGAAAATTGCTGACTACTTTAAAGACCAAATTGAGAAAAACTTAAAAGGTGTAACGGTTAACACGAAAATTCAGCCGTTCAAACAAAAATTAAAATTAGAGTCAGCACAAGATTATGAAGTTTCGTTTGCAGGTTGGAGCCCAGATTATTCGGATCCAATGACATTTATTGATATGTTTGAATCGAAGAGCCCGTATAACCAAATGAGTTATTCGAATCCAAAATACGATGAAATGGTAGCAAAAGCAGGTAATGAATTACTGTCTGATCCGAAAAAACGTTGGGAAGCGTTAGGAAAAGCAGAGAAATTGTTCCTTGAAGAAGATGCAGGATTAGTACCTTTATACCAAACAGGTAGAGCATATGTGATGAAGCCGAATGTAAAAGGAATCGTGAAACATAACATTAGTCCAGAATATAGCTTTAAGTGGGCGTATGTAACGGAAGAGAAATAA